One Romboutsia sp. 13368 genomic window carries:
- the cls gene encoding cardiolipin synthase — protein MSSLVKESWYEILITTIYIINFLSIINLIFREKRSIEATIAWVLVLTTAPAIGCIFYLVFGRGISKDNMFKIKKAEDKILKENIIDTQIKLERNDNLAPDLIEYKDMIYALANSNNSNFTTNNDVQIYPEPSDFFDSLLEDLKKAKKYINIQFYIFKDDEIGNKIMDILIDKAKSGVEVRLLYDAVGSKFFSDKSVLKLKKSGVKVAAFFPSFLKIINFNLNYRNHRKLVIIDGEVGFIGGNNVGDEYLGKNPKFGYWRDTHLKIIGDSVRDLNIRFILDWRYTTKEDLVLNKYFNIEELSNLNSKATDNIGVQIVSSGPDISELDEIKYGYIKMIQKAKKYVYIQTPYFILDKTLTDTLKIACFSGVDVRIMIPGKPDHPFVYDASSSYAGELLKYGAKLYNYNHNAFLHAKAVVVDDCVCSIGTANFDIRSFELNFEINAFIYSSKMAKKQREIFENDILKSKEITLDMYNSRSRYVRIKESISRLVSPIL, from the coding sequence ATGTCTAGTTTAGTTAAAGAGTCTTGGTATGAGATTTTAATTACTACAATCTATATAATAAATTTCTTATCAATTATAAACTTAATATTTAGAGAAAAAAGAAGTATTGAAGCTACTATAGCATGGGTTCTTGTTTTAACTACTGCCCCAGCCATAGGTTGTATATTCTATTTAGTATTTGGTAGAGGTATTTCTAAAGATAATATGTTTAAAATCAAAAAAGCTGAAGATAAAATTTTAAAAGAAAACATAATAGATACTCAAATTAAGTTAGAACGTAATGATAACCTAGCGCCAGATTTAATAGAGTATAAAGATATGATATACGCTCTAGCTAATTCAAATAATTCTAATTTTACAACTAATAATGATGTACAAATATATCCTGAACCAAGTGATTTCTTTGATTCTTTATTAGAAGACCTTAAAAAAGCTAAAAAATATATAAATATACAATTTTATATTTTTAAAGATGATGAAATAGGGAATAAAATAATGGACATCTTAATAGATAAAGCTAAAAGCGGTGTTGAAGTTAGACTACTATATGATGCAGTAGGTAGTAAATTTTTTAGTGATAAATCAGTATTAAAATTAAAAAAATCAGGAGTTAAAGTTGCCGCTTTCTTCCCTTCCTTCTTAAAAATTATAAACTTTAACCTTAACTACAGAAATCATAGAAAATTAGTAATTATAGATGGAGAGGTTGGATTTATAGGGGGAAACAACGTAGGTGATGAATATTTAGGTAAAAATCCTAAATTTGGATATTGGAGAGATACTCATTTAAAAATTATTGGTGATTCTGTAAGAGATCTTAACATAAGATTTATACTTGATTGGAGATATACAACTAAAGAAGATTTAGTACTTAATAAGTACTTTAACATTGAAGAATTATCCAATTTAAATAGTAAAGCAACAGATAATATCGGCGTACAAATTGTGTCTAGTGGACCTGATATTAGTGAATTAGATGAAATAAAATATGGATATATAAAAATGATACAAAAGGCTAAAAAGTATGTTTATATCCAAACACCTTATTTCATTTTAGATAAAACACTTACAGATACTTTAAAAATTGCTTGTTTTTCTGGTGTTGATGTAAGAATAATGATTCCTGGTAAGCCTGACCATCCTTTTGTTTATGATGCTTCTTCATCTTATGCAGGTGAGCTACTTAAGTACGGAGCTAAACTTTATAACTACAATCATAATGCTTTTCTTCATGCAAAAGCTGTAGTCGTTGATGATTGTGTATGTTCAATAGGAACAGCAAATTTTGATATAAGAAGTTTCGAACTTAATTTTGAAATAAATGCTTTTATATATTCTTCAAAAATGGCTAAAAAACAAAGAGAAATATTTGAAAATGATATATTAAAATCTAAGGAAATAACTTTAGATATGTATAATTCTAGATCTCGTTATGTAAGAATTAAAGAATCTATATCAAGATTAGTATCTCCTATATTATAA
- a CDS encoding formate/nitrite transporter family protein yields MADKKMLTPAEIAEYTIEAGVKKATTPNKKVLASAFLAGAYIAFGALGSVGAAYNLLANPETYGLGKMVAGLMFPAGLMFVLVAGGDLFTGNILITLAALKKRVTWSQAFKNWALVWIGNLIGGALVAWLVSLSGVFDWSAGLYGGVVVKNAIGKLGFSWGAAIASGILCNWIVCATVWMTYGAKDVTGKLLAGFFGVFLFVCTGYEHCVANMAYFFAGLFAKSNPVYLEAAHKTAEEAAKLNITSIFTHNLIPVTIGNILGGAIFVAGVYYFIFVNKKEDSNAEKKAA; encoded by the coding sequence ATGGCAGATAAAAAAATGCTTACTCCTGCTGAGATAGCTGAATACACTATCGAAGCTGGTGTTAAAAAGGCTACTACGCCAAACAAAAAAGTTCTAGCATCTGCATTTTTAGCTGGTGCATACATAGCATTCGGTGCACTAGGGTCAGTTGGTGCAGCTTACAACTTATTAGCAAATCCTGAAACTTATGGTTTAGGTAAAATGGTTGCAGGTCTTATGTTCCCTGCTGGTCTTATGTTCGTACTTGTAGCAGGTGGAGACTTATTTACAGGTAACATATTAATAACTCTTGCTGCTCTAAAGAAAAGAGTAACATGGAGCCAAGCTTTCAAAAACTGGGCTTTAGTTTGGATAGGTAACTTAATTGGTGGAGCATTAGTTGCTTGGTTAGTAAGTTTATCTGGTGTATTTGACTGGAGTGCTGGTTTATACGGTGGTGTTGTAGTTAAAAACGCAATAGGTAAACTTGGATTTAGTTGGGGTGCTGCAATAGCATCTGGTATATTATGTAACTGGATAGTTTGTGCTACTGTATGGATGACTTACGGTGCTAAAGATGTAACTGGAAAACTTTTAGCTGGATTCTTCGGTGTATTCTTATTCGTATGTACTGGATATGAACACTGTGTTGCAAATATGGCTTACTTCTTTGCAGGATTATTCGCTAAGTCTAACCCTGTATACTTAGAAGCTGCTCACAAAACTGCTGAAGAAGCTGCTAAGTTAAATATAACTAGTATATTTACTCACAACTTAATACCTGTTACTATAGGTAATATATTAGGTGGTGCAATATTCGTTGCTGGAGTTTACTACTTCATATTCGTTAATAAAAAAGAAGATTCTAATGCTGAAAAGAAAGCAGCATAG
- a CDS encoding formate/nitrite transporter family protein, which produces MDKRFLTPREVADATINAGIKKANLKISSCIGLGILAGVFIGFGGLGNILVTQTLGGIDAGLARLAGAAVFPVGLMLVVICGAELFTGNNLMTLAFMNKKITLSGLLKNWSLVYVANFIGSVVLALAVFYAGILTGDAANKAIVIAESKVSLTISEAIIRGILCNIIVVLAVWMATASQDVISKIFACWFPIMLFVLCGFEHSIANMFFIPMGILLGANITIGQLISNLLFVTIGNIIGGAILIPYVYNKVFIKNEISKNESSNI; this is translated from the coding sequence ATGGACAAAAGATTCTTAACACCCAGGGAAGTAGCAGATGCTACTATAAATGCAGGTATTAAAAAAGCTAACTTAAAGATAAGTAGTTGTATAGGGTTAGGTATACTTGCAGGAGTTTTTATAGGCTTTGGAGGATTAGGAAATATATTAGTTACTCAAACTCTAGGTGGTATAGATGCTGGATTAGCTAGGTTAGCTGGAGCAGCTGTTTTTCCTGTGGGCCTTATGCTAGTAGTTATATGTGGAGCTGAATTGTTTACTGGTAATAACTTAATGACTTTGGCATTTATGAACAAAAAAATAACTTTATCAGGGCTTTTAAAAAATTGGTCACTAGTATATGTAGCTAATTTTATAGGATCAGTAGTATTAGCTTTAGCTGTTTTTTATGCAGGTATTCTTACAGGTGATGCTGCAAATAAGGCTATAGTAATAGCAGAGTCAAAAGTATCACTTACTATTTCAGAGGCAATTATAAGAGGTATACTATGCAATATAATTGTTGTTTTAGCGGTATGGATGGCAACTGCATCACAAGATGTAATTTCTAAAATTTTTGCATGTTGGTTTCCTATAATGTTATTTGTTTTATGTGGATTTGAACATAGTATTGCAAATATGTTTTTTATACCAATGGGAATATTATTAGGAGCTAATATTACAATAGGTCAATTAATAAGCAACTTATTATTTGTAACAATTGGAAATATAATAGGTGGAGCTATTTTAATTCCATATGTATATAATAAGGTATTTATAAAAAATGAAATAAGTAAGAATGAATCTTCTAACATATAA
- the murB gene encoding UDP-N-acetylmuramate dehydrogenase, whose translation MNKQYIYECLLNIIDKEDIKLDEPMKKHISFRVGGPADILVKPRTEDQIASVIKLLKAENVPYVVIGNGSNLLIKDGGIRGVVIEISNNFNDFAIEENMVNIQAGALLSFVGKAVLRAELKGFEFAAGIPGTLGGALAMNAGAYGGEMKDIVKSVRLMDTDGNIFDFTNEQMQFAYRRSILSNTDYIVLSAQIELEKGNFDEIKATMADFTQRRVTKQPLSLPSAGSTFKRPEGHFAAKLIDDCGLRGLTLRGAQVSEKHCGFVVNLGNANAKDILDLMYVVKSTVKSKFGIALEEEVKILGED comes from the coding sequence ATGAATAAGCAATATATATATGAATGTTTGTTAAATATAATAGATAAAGAAGATATAAAATTAGATGAGCCAATGAAAAAACACATCTCTTTTAGAGTTGGAGGGCCTGCAGATATATTAGTAAAGCCTAGAACCGAAGATCAAATAGCTAGTGTTATAAAGCTTTTGAAAGCAGAAAATGTTCCTTATGTTGTAATAGGTAATGGATCTAATCTTTTAATAAAAGATGGTGGAATCAGAGGAGTAGTAATAGAAATATCAAACAACTTTAATGATTTTGCAATAGAAGAAAATATGGTAAATATACAAGCAGGAGCATTACTTTCATTTGTTGGTAAAGCTGTTTTAAGAGCTGAGTTAAAAGGCTTTGAATTTGCAGCTGGTATACCTGGAACTTTAGGTGGAGCATTAGCTATGAATGCAGGTGCTTATGGAGGAGAAATGAAGGATATAGTTAAATCTGTTAGACTAATGGATACAGATGGAAATATATTTGATTTTACTAACGAGCAAATGCAATTTGCCTATAGAAGAAGTATACTTTCAAATACTGACTATATAGTATTATCAGCACAAATTGAATTAGAAAAAGGCAATTTTGATGAAATAAAAGCTACAATGGCTGATTTTACTCAAAGAAGAGTAACTAAACAACCTTTAAGTTTACCAAGTGCAGGTAGTACATTTAAGAGACCAGAAGGGCATTTTGCAGCCAAATTAATAGATGATTGTGGATTAAGAGGCCTTACATTAAGAGGTGCTCAAGTTTCAGAGAAACATTGCGGATTTGTTGTAAACTTAGGTAATGCTAATGCTAAAGATATTTTAGACTTAATGTATGTAGTAAAGAGTACAGTTAAGTCTAAGTTTGGTATAGCTTTAGAGGAAGAAGTCAAAATACTTGGAGAGGATTAA
- a CDS encoding PHP domain-containing protein: protein MQILADYHTHTIYSHGKGTIEENVVEAISKGIKTIGISDHGYKHLAYGIKLNDIYKMREEIDKLNDKYSNINILLGMECNILDSYGNIDINDKIIENCDYIMAGYHFASTPTSLKSMLNHYNNYMIKNEKAKDYNTNSIINAMKNNNIFIITHPGDKGDVYIEEIAKVAIDTDTRLEINSSHGFLNTNQLAKIKNLGNKFIIGSDAHIPQNVGNFDLAMNIIKESNLDLSLVENIKI from the coding sequence ATGCAAATATTAGCAGATTATCATACTCATACTATATATAGCCATGGAAAAGGAACTATAGAGGAAAATGTAGTTGAAGCTATTTCTAAAGGTATTAAGACAATAGGAATATCTGACCATGGATATAAGCATTTAGCATATGGAATAAAATTAAATGATATTTATAAAATGAGAGAAGAGATAGATAAATTGAATGATAAATATTCAAATATAAATATTCTCTTAGGTATGGAATGTAATATTTTAGACAGCTATGGCAATATAGATATAAATGATAAAATCATAGAAAATTGTGATTATATTATGGCTGGATATCATTTTGCATCGACTCCTACATCTTTAAAAAGTATGTTAAATCATTACAATAATTACATGATAAAAAATGAAAAAGCTAAAGATTATAATACAAATTCTATAATAAATGCTATGAAAAATAACAATATATTTATAATAACTCATCCTGGAGATAAAGGTGATGTTTATATAGAAGAAATAGCAAAAGTAGCAATAGATACAGATACAAGACTAGAGATAAATAGTAGCCATGGATTTTTAAATACTAATCAATTAGCTAAAATAAAAAATCTAGGAAATAAGTTCATCATAGGTTCTGATGCTCACATACCTCAGAATGTAGGTAACTTTGATTTAGCTATGAATATTATAAAAGAATCAAATCTAGATTTATCATTAGTGGAGAATATAAAAATATAG
- the rapZ gene encoding RNase adapter RapZ: protein MKFLIVTGLSGSGKSEAMRSLEDMGFYCVDNLPPALITKFAELCYQPNSSIDKVALGIDIRGIKFFETLYESLSYLEKAKYEYEILYLDCSDDVLLKRYKMTRRNHPLSKNIQIPEGIKMERKILETLKEKSSYIIDTTNMKPKDLKEEIEKIYSAGESNPKLTISVVSFGFKHGIPTDCDLMFDVRFLPNPYYIEELRPKTGDDKEVRDYVMNSKVSEEFYAKLTDMIQFLVPQYVEEGKQHLVIGIGCTGGRHRSVTISNLIYEDLVNKGYRVVKKHRDSMLR, encoded by the coding sequence ATGAAATTCTTAATTGTAACAGGTCTTTCAGGTTCTGGAAAAAGTGAAGCAATGAGATCTTTGGAGGATATGGGTTTTTACTGCGTAGATAACTTACCTCCAGCATTAATAACTAAATTTGCGGAATTATGTTATCAACCTAATTCTAGTATAGATAAGGTTGCTTTAGGTATAGATATAAGGGGTATAAAATTTTTTGAAACACTTTATGAAAGTTTATCTTATTTAGAAAAAGCAAAGTATGAATATGAAATACTTTACTTAGACTGTTCAGATGATGTTTTATTAAAAAGATACAAAATGACAAGAAGAAATCATCCACTATCTAAAAATATACAAATACCAGAAGGTATAAAAATGGAAAGAAAGATATTGGAAACTTTAAAGGAAAAATCAAGTTATATAATAGATACTACAAATATGAAACCTAAAGATTTAAAAGAGGAAATAGAGAAAATATATTCTGCAGGCGAAAGTAATCCTAAATTAACAATATCAGTAGTATCTTTTGGATTTAAGCACGGTATACCAACTGATTGTGACCTTATGTTTGATGTTAGATTTTTACCTAACCCATACTATATTGAAGAATTAAGACCTAAAACTGGTGATGATAAAGAAGTAAGAGATTATGTTATGAATTCTAAAGTTAGTGAAGAATTTTATGCAAAACTTACTGATATGATACAGTTTTTAGTGCCTCAATATGTTGAAGAAGGAAAACAACATTTAGTTATAGGAATTGGATGTACAGGTGGAAGACATAGATCAGTTACTATATCAAATCTTATATACGAGGATTTAGTTAATAAAGGTTATAGAGTGGTTAAAAAGCATAGAGACTCTATGTTGAGATAA
- a CDS encoding gluconeogenesis factor YvcK family protein, whose protein sequence is MTNLFMVIGITGWIALFASIYVYKKIKDERLKSITVEEKKSTDPNIVVIGGGTGQSVFLRGLKKKSHNITAVVTVADDGGGSGILREDLGMLPPGDIRNCLLALANIEPTMREVMQYRFTEGALKGQSFGNLFLAAMNGLYGNFEVALYKMSQIFAITGKVLPVSLEDINLIAELKNGKIIKGESKIPVECKKDKTSIKRVYLDKPDATPLEEVINSIDNADIIIMGPGSLYTSIIPNLLLKGVVEAIEKSKAPKVYICNIMTQPGESDNYNVLDHVKSIVNHTNKNIIDYVISNNEVLPKEMLERYQKDGATQVLLDENQKKSLKIMGAKTIEENLIEIKSNYIRHDASHISDIVINLALSHCNDKNK, encoded by the coding sequence ATGACAAATTTATTTATGGTTATAGGAATTACAGGATGGATTGCCTTATTTGCATCTATATATGTATATAAGAAAATAAAAGATGAAAGATTAAAGTCAATTACTGTTGAGGAAAAGAAAAGTACAGATCCTAATATAGTAGTTATTGGAGGCGGAACAGGTCAATCAGTTTTTTTAAGAGGCCTTAAAAAGAAGAGTCACAACATAACGGCAGTTGTCACAGTTGCAGATGATGGTGGAGGGTCTGGTATTCTTCGAGAAGACCTAGGAATGCTTCCTCCTGGAGATATAAGAAACTGTTTATTGGCTCTAGCTAATATAGAGCCAACTATGAGAGAAGTTATGCAATATAGATTTACAGAGGGTGCACTAAAAGGACAAAGCTTTGGAAATTTATTTCTAGCAGCTATGAATGGTTTATATGGAAACTTTGAAGTTGCACTATATAAAATGAGTCAAATTTTTGCAATAACAGGAAAGGTTTTACCTGTTAGTTTAGAGGATATAAATTTGATAGCAGAGCTTAAGAATGGAAAAATAATAAAAGGGGAATCTAAGATACCTGTAGAGTGTAAAAAAGATAAAACATCAATAAAAAGAGTTTATTTAGATAAACCTGATGCAACACCTTTAGAGGAAGTAATTAACTCTATAGATAATGCAGATATAATTATTATGGGACCAGGAAGTTTATATACAAGCATAATACCAAACTTATTGTTAAAAGGAGTAGTAGAAGCTATTGAAAAATCTAAAGCACCTAAGGTATATATATGTAACATAATGACTCAACCAGGAGAATCTGATAATTATAATGTTTTAGATCATGTTAAGTCTATTGTAAATCACACTAATAAAAATATAATAGATTACGTAATATCTAATAATGAAGTATTACCAAAAGAGATGCTTGAAAGATATCAAAAAGATGGAGCAACACAAGTTTTATTGGATGAAAATCAAAAGAAATCATTAAAAATAATGGGGGCAAAAACTATAGAAGAAAATCTAATTGAGATAAAAAGTAATTATATTAGGCATGATGCAAGTCATATTTCAGATATAGTTATAAATTTGGCACTAAGTCATTGTAATGACAAAAATAAGTAA
- a CDS encoding NUDIX hydrolase — protein MREEISAGGVVLFGNAILLLRKFNGDWVLPKGKVEEGENRQEAALREVLEETGVKADILKYLGEIHYTFKENWDENRAVHKTVFWYLMQARNMNTVPQKEEGFIDAKFIHLDRVVDLARYDDEKEIIKVALQEIKKRLKKN, from the coding sequence ATGAGAGAAGAGATTAGTGCCGGTGGTGTAGTACTGTTTGGCAATGCTATACTTTTACTTAGAAAATTCAATGGAGATTGGGTTTTACCAAAGGGAAAGGTAGAAGAAGGAGAAAATAGACAAGAAGCAGCACTTAGAGAAGTGCTAGAGGAAACAGGAGTAAAAGCAGATATATTAAAATATTTAGGTGAAATACATTATACATTTAAGGAAAATTGGGATGAAAATAGAGCTGTTCATAAAACTGTTTTTTGGTACTTGATGCAGGCAAGAAACATGAATACAGTTCCACAAAAAGAAGAAGGATTCATTGATGCTAAGTTTATTCATTTAGATAGGGTTGTGGATTTAGCTAGATATGATGACGAAAAAGAAATAATAAAAGTAGCCTTGCAAGAAATAAAAAAAAGGCTAAAAAAGAACTAG
- the whiA gene encoding DNA-binding protein WhiA, translating into MSFSAETKNELARVISNDDYCNMAELAAIVRLAGSIQITGYRKLNIKITTELNSIARKVFKLLKQNFGINTTISVNKNQMLKRNNSYVLIVTSEMGSENLLRTLGILAPGDGFYTVNKVPENLLKNEECIRGFIRGAFLGGGSISDPGKNYHMEFVTNNEDFAKSLKDLINNLGFNCKVVSRKNNYVVYLKESEQISDLLSIIGAHNALLSLQNTKIVKAMRNNVNRIVNCETANLSKTVNASVRQIENIKLIQDTIGISSLPENLQEIARIRLECEDMTLKELGEMLEPPIGKSGVNHRLRKIEEIANDIRSKQE; encoded by the coding sequence ATGTCTTTTTCAGCTGAAACAAAAAATGAATTAGCAAGGGTTATATCTAATGATGATTACTGTAATATGGCTGAATTAGCTGCAATAGTTAGATTGGCAGGTAGTATACAAATTACAGGTTATAGAAAATTAAATATAAAAATTACTACAGAACTAAATTCTATAGCAAGAAAAGTATTCAAACTACTTAAACAAAATTTTGGAATAAATACTACGATATCTGTAAATAAAAATCAGATGTTAAAAAGAAATAATAGTTATGTTCTTATAGTTACAAGTGAAATGGGTTCAGAAAATTTATTAAGAACACTTGGAATATTGGCACCTGGAGATGGATTTTATACAGTAAATAAAGTTCCTGAAAATTTATTAAAAAATGAAGAGTGTATAAGAGGGTTTATAAGAGGTGCATTTCTAGGAGGCGGCTCTATAAGCGATCCGGGTAAAAATTATCATATGGAATTTGTAACTAATAATGAAGATTTTGCAAAGTCGTTAAAAGATTTAATAAATAATTTGGGATTTAACTGTAAAGTGGTTTCAAGAAAAAATAACTATGTAGTATATTTAAAAGAAAGTGAACAAATATCAGATTTACTTAGTATAATAGGAGCTCATAATGCTCTTTTGAGTCTTCAAAATACAAAAATAGTAAAGGCTATGAGAAATAATGTAAATCGTATAGTAAATTGTGAAACTGCAAATCTTTCAAAGACTGTAAATGCATCTGTTAGACAGATTGAAAATATTAAACTTATTCAAGATACAATAGGTATAAGTAGTTTACCGGAAAATTTACAAGAGATAGCTAGGATTAGGTTAGAGTGTGAAGACATGACTTTAAAGGAATTAGGTGAAATGTTAGAACCTCCAATAGGAAAATCTGGAGTTAACCATAGGCTAAGAAAAATTGAAGAAATAGCGAATGATATAAGAAGTAAACAAGAATAA